One Romboutsia sp. 13368 genomic window carries:
- a CDS encoding bifunctional riboflavin kinase/FAD synthetase — protein sequence MDTITSIAKIDTIKESVVTIGNFDGLHRGHKVLIEKTTEYAKENSISSVVFTFKNHPVNYFRPNSVKNIITNSEKIEILKSMNVDYIINIPFDEYMTKISGHDFIKEILLDTLGAKKIIVGHDFTFARNKEGNTKLLKELSKKYGFELEIINPIKLDNVRISSTNIRDLISNGDVDKAYKYLGRYYKLSGKVIHARKIGRTIGFPTANISIDEDMIVPKVGIYATKVYINGKTYYGATNVGYNPTVNGKNLSIETNILEFNDDIYGKTITIEFLERIRDEKKFNGIEELKIQLQKDTNYVFKKYICKSKKLMVQ from the coding sequence ATGGATACTATAACATCAATAGCTAAAATAGATACAATAAAAGAAAGTGTGGTAACTATTGGTAACTTTGATGGGCTACATAGAGGTCATAAGGTTCTAATAGAAAAAACAACAGAATATGCTAAAGAAAATAGTATAAGTAGCGTAGTATTTACTTTTAAAAATCATCCAGTTAATTACTTTAGACCAAACTCTGTAAAAAATATTATCACAAATTCTGAAAAAATAGAAATCCTAAAATCTATGAATGTTGATTATATAATTAATATACCTTTTGATGAGTATATGACTAAGATATCAGGACATGATTTTATAAAAGAAATATTATTAGATACATTAGGTGCTAAGAAAATAATAGTCGGACATGACTTTACATTTGCAAGAAATAAAGAAGGTAACACGAAACTTTTAAAAGAATTATCTAAAAAATATGGGTTTGAACTAGAAATAATAAATCCTATAAAGTTAGATAATGTAAGAATAAGCAGTACAAACATCCGAGATTTAATATCAAATGGTGATGTTGATAAAGCTTATAAATATCTTGGAAGATATTATAAACTATCAGGAAAAGTTATACATGCAAGAAAGATTGGAAGAACTATAGGATTTCCAACTGCAAACATAAGTATAGATGAAGATATGATAGTACCTAAAGTTGGGATATATGCAACAAAAGTATATATAAATGGAAAAACATACTATGGTGCTACAAATGTAGGATATAATCCTACTGTAAATGGTAAAAATTTATCTATAGAAACAAATATATTAGAATTTAATGATGATATATATGGAAAAACTATAACTATAGAATTTCTAGAAAGAATTAGAGATGAAAAGAAATTTAATGGAATTGAAGAATTAAAAATTCAACTTCAAAAAGATACTAACTATGTGTTCAAAAAGTATATTTGCAAAAGCAAAAAACTTATGGTACAATAG
- the infB gene encoding translation initiation factor IF-2 codes for MSKTRVYQIAKELNMSNEDVLVKLKELEINAVDKDSELEDDEVELALEILRDELAATKGNTIAIDGKLTVQELATKLDKSASEIIMKLMKMGTMATINQEISFEIGSLVASEYGFELVEGSANDEEELEEIEALIEIEEDKEEDLVKRPPVVTVMGHVDHGKTSLLDAIRKTNVTSSEAGGITQHIGASEVMVNGEKVVFLDTPGHEAFTSMRARGAQVTDMAILVVAADDGIMPQTVEAINHAKAANVPLIVAINKIDKPGANPDRVKQELADQGLLVEDWGGDVISVPVSALKREGIDTLLEMILLVAEMEELKANPDKRAVGTVIEAQLDKGRGPVATVLVQGGTLRVGDPIVAGVASGKVRAMINSKGKRVKVAGPSTAVEILGLSEVPQGGDQVVAVPSDKAARLVAEKRQQMAREEMLKSNQRMSLDDFFAQMGDAEVKELPIIVKADVQGSVQAVKQSLEKLSNEEVAVRVIHGGVGAVTESDVTLATASNAIIIGFNVRPVPSAEVLAKKEGVDVRTYTIIYKAIEDVQAAMTGMLDPEYVDEDTGKAEVRETFKLSGVGTIAGCYVTSGKVFRGSKVRIVRDGFIIHEGQLAALKRFKDDVKEVNQGYECGMSFVNFNDIKEGDVIEAYITKEVERKLK; via the coding sequence GTGTCAAAAACAAGAGTATACCAAATAGCAAAAGAATTAAACATGTCTAATGAAGACGTATTAGTTAAATTAAAAGAATTAGAAATAAATGCAGTAGATAAAGATTCTGAATTAGAAGATGATGAAGTTGAACTAGCTTTAGAAATATTAAGAGATGAATTAGCTGCAACTAAAGGAAATACTATAGCTATAGATGGAAAATTAACAGTTCAAGAGTTAGCTACAAAATTAGATAAGTCTGCATCTGAAATAATAATGAAGCTTATGAAAATGGGAACAATGGCAACAATAAATCAAGAGATAAGCTTTGAAATAGGTTCATTAGTTGCTAGTGAATATGGATTTGAATTAGTAGAAGGTTCAGCTAATGATGAAGAAGAATTAGAAGAAATAGAAGCTTTAATAGAAATAGAAGAAGATAAAGAAGAAGATTTAGTAAAAAGACCACCAGTTGTTACTGTAATGGGTCACGTTGACCATGGTAAAACTTCTTTACTGGATGCTATAAGAAAAACTAATGTAACTTCAAGCGAAGCAGGAGGAATAACTCAGCATATAGGTGCTTCAGAAGTCATGGTAAATGGAGAAAAGGTAGTATTCTTAGATACTCCAGGACACGAAGCTTTCACATCTATGAGAGCTAGAGGAGCACAAGTTACAGATATGGCAATATTAGTTGTTGCTGCTGATGATGGTATAATGCCTCAAACAGTTGAAGCTATAAACCATGCTAAAGCTGCAAATGTACCTCTAATAGTTGCTATAAATAAAATAGATAAGCCAGGAGCAAATCCTGATAGAGTTAAGCAAGAATTAGCTGACCAAGGTTTATTAGTTGAAGATTGGGGTGGAGATGTTATATCAGTTCCAGTTTCAGCTTTAAAAAGAGAAGGTATAGATACTTTACTGGAAATGATACTTTTAGTTGCAGAAATGGAAGAATTAAAAGCTAACCCTGATAAGAGAGCTGTTGGTACAGTTATAGAAGCTCAACTTGATAAAGGTAGAGGACCAGTTGCAACAGTACTTGTTCAAGGTGGTACTTTAAGAGTTGGAGATCCAATAGTTGCTGGTGTTGCTAGTGGTAAAGTAAGAGCAATGATAAACTCTAAAGGAAAGAGAGTTAAAGTTGCTGGACCATCTACAGCAGTAGAAATATTAGGATTATCAGAAGTTCCACAAGGTGGAGACCAAGTTGTTGCAGTTCCAAGTGATAAAGCAGCAAGATTAGTAGCTGAAAAAAGACAACAAATGGCTAGAGAAGAAATGTTAAAATCTAACCAAAGAATGTCTTTAGATGATTTCTTTGCTCAAATGGGAGATGCAGAAGTTAAAGAATTACCTATAATAGTAAAAGCAGATGTTCAAGGTTCTGTTCAAGCAGTTAAACAATCACTTGAAAAATTATCTAACGAAGAAGTTGCTGTTAGAGTAATACATGGTGGTGTTGGAGCAGTAACTGAATCAGATGTAACATTAGCAACTGCATCTAATGCAATAATAATAGGATTTAACGTAAGACCTGTTCCAAGTGCAGAAGTACTTGCTAAAAAAGAAGGTGTAGATGTAAGAACATATACTATAATATACAAGGCTATAGAAGATGTTCAAGCAGCTATGACTGGTATGTTAGACCCTGAATATGTTGATGAAGATACAGGAAAAGCTGAAGTTAGAGAAACATTTAAATTATCAGGTGTTGGAACTATAGCTGGATGTTATGTAACTAGCGGTAAGGTATTTAGAGGATCTAAAGTAAGAATAGTAAGAGATGGATTCATAATACATGAAGGACAACTAGCAGCGCTTAAGAGATTTAAAGATGATGTTAAAGAAGTTAATCAAGGATACGAATGTGGTATGAGTTTTGTTAACTTCAATGATATTAAAGAAGGCGATGTAATAGAAGCTTATATAACTAAAGAAGTTGAAAGAAAATTAAAATAG
- the truB gene encoding tRNA pseudouridine(55) synthase TruB — MNKIVNIIKPTGMTSHDVVSAVRKILNTKKVGHTGTLDPDASGVLPICIGKATKVSELILNKDKSYICELTLGITTDTYDSSGEILEKVENFSFTKEEIEKAFDTQRGHIEQLPPIYSALKVNGKRMCDLVRSGRADEINLKTRPVHIKELNILSIRDNKIMFYVKCSKGTYVRSICYDIGQILGCGGHMSFLLRTSSGKFNLENGITLEELKEHKDNNTLDKYLYDIDYVLTNFNKITIHENAEKYYINGGIIDERRFIEKDFNENDELVRVYSSKEFIGIGKIIRKDNTISVKSDKLFIV, encoded by the coding sequence ATGAATAAAATAGTAAATATTATAAAACCTACAGGTATGACATCTCATGATGTTGTAAGTGCTGTAAGAAAAATTTTAAATACAAAAAAAGTTGGACATACAGGTACCCTTGATCCAGATGCATCAGGGGTATTACCTATATGTATAGGAAAAGCTACAAAAGTTAGTGAGCTTATATTAAATAAGGATAAATCATATATTTGTGAATTAACACTAGGTATAACTACAGATACATATGATTCATCTGGTGAAATATTGGAAAAAGTTGAAAACTTTAGCTTTACAAAAGAAGAAATAGAAAAAGCTTTTGATACTCAAAGAGGTCATATAGAACAATTACCACCTATTTATTCTGCATTAAAAGTAAATGGAAAGAGAATGTGTGATTTAGTTAGAAGTGGAAGAGCTGATGAAATAAATTTAAAAACTAGACCTGTACACATAAAAGAATTAAATATTCTTAGTATAAGAGATAATAAGATAATGTTTTACGTAAAATGTTCTAAGGGAACTTATGTAAGAAGTATCTGTTATGATATAGGACAAATTTTAGGATGTGGAGGACATATGTCTTTCTTACTTAGAACTTCATCTGGTAAGTTTAACTTAGAAAATGGTATAACACTCGAAGAATTAAAAGAACATAAAGATAATAATACTTTAGATAAATATTTATATGATATAGATTATGTATTAACTAATTTTAATAAAATAACAATACATGAAAATGCAGAAAAGTATTATATAAATGGTGGAATAATAGATGAAAGACGATTTATAGAAAAAGATTTTAATGAAAATGATGAGTTAGTAAGAGTTTATAGCTCAAAAGAGTTTATTGGAATAGGTAAAATAATAAGAAAAGATAATACTATAAGTGTAAAAAGTGATAAATTATTTATAGTATAA
- the rbfA gene encoding 30S ribosome-binding factor RbfA, with product MASYNRTKRIAEEIKKVVSSMLISGIKDPRITSMVSVTDVEVTNDLSYAYVYVSILGGDEESTLLGLKSAVNFIRREVSRSVKLRHTPQIIFKVDDSIKNGMYMDHLIRKVNEGATASSFDEEEFDEE from the coding sequence ATGGCATCATATAACAGAACAAAAAGAATAGCAGAAGAGATAAAAAAAGTTGTAAGTTCAATGCTTATAAGTGGAATCAAAGACCCTAGAATAACATCTATGGTAAGTGTAACAGATGTTGAAGTTACAAATGATTTAAGCTATGCATATGTTTATGTAAGTATACTAGGTGGAGATGAAGAATCTACACTATTAGGGCTAAAAAGTGCAGTAAACTTCATAAGAAGAGAAGTAAGTAGAAGTGTTAAGCTTAGACATACTCCACAAATAATATTTAAAGTTGATGACTCTATAAAAAATGGTATGTACATGGATCATTTAATAAGAAAAGTTAATGAAGGTGCAACTGCTTCTTCATTTGACGAGGAAGAGTTTGATGAAGAGTAA
- the rimP gene encoding ribosome maturation factor RimP has protein sequence MRKSVEATIEEIVQPIVDAKNFEIVDIEYVKEAGEYYLRVYLDKEGGISLSDCEVVSRELSEILDKKDPIKENYFLEVSSPGLDRPLKKDKDFERYKGRDVEIKLYKPMNGSKQFEGELVGLTEDNNIKVIIDNQEVEFTRKEVALIRLAIKF, from the coding sequence ATGAGAAAAAGTGTAGAAGCTACAATAGAAGAAATAGTTCAACCTATAGTTGATGCTAAAAACTTTGAAATAGTAGACATAGAATACGTTAAAGAAGCTGGAGAATATTACTTAAGAGTTTACTTAGATAAAGAAGGTGGAATATCTTTAAGTGACTGTGAAGTAGTTAGTAGAGAATTAAGTGAAATATTAGATAAAAAAGATCCAATAAAAGAAAATTATTTCTTAGAAGTATCTTCACCAGGGCTTGATAGACCACTTAAAAAGGATAAAGATTTTGAAAGATACAAGGGAAGAGATGTTGAAATAAAATTATATAAACCAATGAATGGTTCTAAGCAATTTGAAGGGGAACTAGTTGGATTAACTGAAGATAATAATATAAAAGTTATAATAGATAATCAAGAAGTAGAGTTCACAAGAAAAGAAGTTGCACTTATAAGACTTGCAATAAAGTTTTAG
- the rpsO gene encoding 30S ribosomal protein S15: MNKTEIIKEFGRFEGDTGSPEVQIALLTARINELNDHLKMHKKDHHSRRGLLKMVGRRRNLLAYLKDRDLEGYRALIAKLGLRK; the protein is encoded by the coding sequence ATGAACAAAACTGAAATAATAAAAGAATTCGGAAGATTTGAAGGAGATACTGGTTCTCCAGAAGTACAAATAGCTTTATTAACAGCTAGAATAAACGAATTAAACGACCACTTAAAAATGCACAAGAAAGACCACCACTCAAGAAGAGGTCTATTAAAGATGGTTGGTAGAAGAAGAAACTTATTAGCTTACTTAAAAGACAGAGATCTTGAAGGATACAGAGCATTAATAGCTAAATTAGGATTAAGAAAGTAA
- the nusA gene encoding transcription termination factor NusA translates to MNHEFMEALDELEKDRGIDKDILIDTIEQALLTAYKKNFGSAQNVRVEVDRVKGDVRVFSQRVVVDESDLYDTFLEIELKDAREISPNYELGDIIENEVTPKDFGRIAAQTAKQVVVQRIREAEREIVYNEFMDKENEIVTGEVARVNKNIVYVNLGRIEAIMTQAEQIPGEHYQAGQKIKVYILEVKKTNKGPQIVVSRSHPGLVKRLFEFEVPEIFEGIVQIKSVSREAGSRTKMAVKSIDEKIDPIGACVGPKGSRVKNIVDELGDEKIDIIKYSDDPAEYISASLSPSKVERVEVNEEEKSALVVVPDYQLSLAIGKEGQNARLAAKLTNWKIDIKSESQAKQEQE, encoded by the coding sequence ATGAATCATGAATTTATGGAAGCATTAGATGAATTAGAAAAAGACAGAGGAATAGATAAAGATATACTTATAGATACTATAGAACAAGCACTTTTAACAGCATATAAGAAAAACTTTGGTTCAGCTCAAAACGTTAGAGTTGAAGTTGATAGAGTAAAAGGTGATGTTAGAGTATTCTCTCAAAGAGTAGTAGTTGATGAGTCTGACTTATACGATACTTTCCTTGAAATAGAACTAAAAGATGCAAGAGAAATAAGTCCAAACTATGAATTAGGGGATATAATAGAAAATGAAGTAACTCCTAAAGATTTCGGAAGAATAGCAGCTCAAACTGCAAAACAAGTTGTTGTTCAAAGAATAAGAGAAGCTGAAAGAGAAATAGTATACAATGAGTTTATGGATAAAGAAAATGAAATAGTTACAGGTGAAGTAGCTAGAGTAAATAAAAATATAGTTTACGTAAACTTAGGTAGAATAGAAGCTATAATGACTCAAGCTGAGCAAATACCAGGAGAACATTATCAAGCTGGACAAAAAATAAAGGTATATATATTAGAAGTAAAGAAAACTAATAAAGGGCCTCAAATAGTAGTTTCTAGAAGTCATCCAGGATTAGTTAAGAGATTATTTGAATTTGAAGTACCTGAAATATTTGAAGGAATAGTTCAAATAAAATCTGTATCAAGAGAAGCAGGTTCAAGAACTAAAATGGCAGTTAAATCAATAGATGAAAAGATAGATCCAATAGGAGCTTGTGTTGGTCCTAAAGGTTCAAGAGTTAAGAATATAGTTGATGAACTTGGTGATGAAAAGATAGATATAATAAAATACAGTGATGATCCAGCTGAATACATATCTGCTTCACTTAGCCCATCAAAGGTTGAAAGAGTAGAAGTTAATGAGGAAGAAAAGTCTGCGTTAGTAGTAGTTCCTGATTACCAATTATCACTTGCAATAGGTAAAGAAGGACAAAATGCAAGACTTGCAGCAAAACTTACTAACTGGAAGATAGATATAAAAAGCGAATCACAAGCAAAACAAGAACAAGAATAA
- the rnpM gene encoding RNase P modulator RnpM: protein MQKVKKVPQRKCIACQERDSKKGLIRIVKNKEGKIFLDPTGKANGRGAYICKDAECLKKAIKSKALNRAFKIEVPNEVYENLLEELQKHED from the coding sequence TTGCAAAAAGTTAAAAAGGTACCTCAAAGAAAGTGTATAGCTTGTCAAGAAAGAGATTCTAAAAAAGGGTTAATAAGAATAGTTAAGAATAAAGAAGGAAAAATATTTTTAGACCCAACAGGAAAAGCAAATGGTAGAGGTGCATATATATGTAAAGATGCCGAATGCTTAAAAAAGGCTATAAAATCTAAAGCTTTAAATAGAGCATTTAAAATAGAAGTACCTAATGAGGTATATGAAAATCTACTTGAGGAGCTACAAAAACATGAAGACTAA
- a CDS encoding DegV family protein yields MKIKLICDSLCDIPKEIQDKEYLDVVPLTIIFNDKEYKDGVDISKEEYYEVLKSSKEIPKTSQATYIQFSEIFNKYVDEGYKIICINGSSKSSGTYQSAILARSDMGEKANDIHIFDTMSLSLGSGQFVIKACDLIEDGLSTDDIIKELESIRESVMLFFAPKTLDYLKKSGRVSVATAIIGNILNIIPVFSFPNGEANLEEKVRGSKNLATKLVDIILERNKGDLSDKIITIGYGDNFKDFEKLEKEVQKRIKAKKVLITRGGACICSHTGPDILAISCSN; encoded by the coding sequence TTGAAAATAAAATTAATATGTGATAGTTTATGTGATATTCCAAAAGAAATTCAAGATAAAGAGTATTTAGATGTAGTACCGCTTACTATAATATTTAATGATAAAGAATACAAAGATGGAGTGGATATAAGTAAAGAAGAATATTATGAAGTATTAAAAAGTAGTAAAGAGATACCTAAGACATCTCAAGCTACATATATTCAATTCAGTGAAATTTTTAATAAATATGTGGATGAAGGTTATAAAATAATATGTATAAATGGTTCTTCTAAATCATCAGGAACATATCAAAGTGCGATACTTGCAAGAAGCGATATGGGTGAAAAGGCAAATGATATACATATATTTGACACTATGAGTTTATCATTAGGAAGCGGTCAATTTGTTATTAAAGCATGTGACTTAATAGAAGATGGATTAAGCACTGATGATATAATAAAAGAATTAGAATCTATTAGAGAAAGTGTAATGTTATTTTTTGCACCTAAAACTTTAGATTATTTAAAAAAGAGTGGTAGGGTATCTGTAGCTACTGCAATAATAGGAAATATTCTTAATATAATACCAGTATTTTCATTCCCAAATGGAGAGGCAAACTTAGAGGAAAAAGTTAGAGGTAGTAAAAATTTAGCAACGAAACTTGTTGATATTATACTAGAAAGAAATAAGGGGGATTTAAGTGATAAAATTATTACTATAGGATATGGAGATAATTTTAAGGACTTTGAAAAGCTTGAAAAAGAAGTTCAGAAAAGAATAAAAGCTAAAAAAGTATTAATAACTAGAGGCGGGGCTTGTATATGTTCCCATACAGGTCCAGATATACTTGCTATAAGTTGTTCTAACTAG
- a CDS encoding L7Ae/L30e/S12e/Gadd45 family ribosomal protein, which yields MKTNEDKIYSFLGLATRAGKVVSGDDSTLLELKKGNIKLIIVAEDASENTKKLFKDKASYRNIPHVYFSNKLQLGYAIGKAPRATLGVKDINFANKILELMEVPKI from the coding sequence ATGAAGACTAATGAAGATAAGATATATTCTTTTTTAGGACTTGCGACTCGTGCAGGTAAAGTAGTGTCAGGAGATGACTCTACACTACTTGAACTAAAAAAAGGAAATATTAAATTGATTATAGTTGCAGAAGATGCTTCTGAGAATACTAAAAAGTTATTTAAAGATAAAGCAAGTTATAGAAATATTCCACATGTATATTTCTCGAATAAATTACAACTAGGATATGCAATAGGAAAAGCTCCAAGGGCAACCCTAGGAGTTAAAGATATAAATTTTGCCAATAAAATATTGGAATTAATGGAAGTGCCAAAAATATAA
- a CDS encoding DHH family phosphoesterase, with amino-acid sequence MKSKIESIIKYLKGSNDDFIVTSHISPDGDNIGSTLSMYYTLNKFGKNVYYVLDDNPPQNLKFLVENVNILKSEEVSLNNYNIVALDCGDKNRICLSKELVDNAKTIICIDHHASNDYYGDFNYIDTEASSTCELVYNVLVEYEKSENIKIIDDNIATCLYTGLLTDTGNFIYSNTHPSSFEMAKDLLLKGAKKDIIIQKVFQSNPYNYYKLLGEALNTLDIVDGKIASIMITKEMLKRNVISFNDVDGITSYTRDIDGVEVGILLKEKKENEVKVSLRSKTYVDVSKIAQGFGGGGHVRAAGCTIYSSIEDAKRQIVDAVVKVVQGEINE; translated from the coding sequence ATGAAGAGTAAGATAGAAAGTATAATAAAATACTTAAAAGGAAGTAACGATGATTTCATCGTTACTTCTCATATTAGCCCAGATGGAGATAATATAGGGTCAACTTTATCAATGTACTACACTTTAAATAAATTTGGAAAAAACGTTTACTATGTACTAGACGATAATCCTCCTCAAAATTTAAAGTTTTTAGTTGAAAATGTTAATATATTAAAATCAGAGGAAGTAAGCTTAAATAACTATAATATAGTAGCACTTGATTGTGGAGATAAAAATAGAATATGTTTAAGTAAAGAATTAGTAGATAATGCTAAAACAATAATATGTATAGATCACCATGCAAGTAATGACTATTATGGTGATTTTAACTATATAGATACTGAAGCATCATCAACTTGTGAATTAGTTTATAATGTATTAGTAGAATATGAAAAAAGTGAAAATATAAAAATAATAGATGACAATATAGCAACATGTTTATATACTGGTTTATTAACTGATACAGGTAATTTTATATATTCAAATACTCATCCAAGTAGTTTTGAAATGGCAAAAGACCTTTTATTAAAAGGAGCTAAAAAAGATATTATAATTCAAAAAGTATTCCAAAGTAATCCATATAATTACTATAAATTATTAGGTGAAGCTTTAAATACTCTAGATATAGTAGATGGAAAAATTGCTAGTATAATGATAACTAAAGAAATGTTAAAAAGAAATGTTATAAGTTTTAATGATGTAGATGGAATAACATCATATACAAGGGATATAGATGGTGTTGAAGTAGGTATACTTTTAAAGGAAAAGAAAGAAAATGAAGTCAAAGTAAGCCTAAGATCTAAAACTTATGTAGATGTTAGTAAAATAGCTCAAGGTTTTGGTGGCGGAGGCCATGTAAGAGCTGCAGGTTGTACTATTTACTCTAGTATAGAAGATGCAAAGAGACAGATAGTAGATGCTGTAGTAAAAGTAGTTCAAGGTGAGATAAATGAATAA